The Thermodesulfatator atlanticus DSM 21156 sequence ATCATCATCACTAGGAGGCCCTCATGGCCGATAAAGTGATCTCAGGAAATTACTACGATAGCTGCATTAGCTCAGACTTAATCTGACAGGGAGCCTTTCAAAAAGGAGTGGTTCAGACTGTCTTCCTAAGAGATCCACCAAAATCACTAAATAGGAGGATTAGCTATGACACTCCCTTACAATTTACCAGATCCTCTCCATATATCCGTCAAAATCTGAATCGAAGCTCACAATCTTTTCCACACCGTACACACCCGCCCCGAAAACCAGAAAGGCGTCGTTGAAATTGAGTTTCCCTCCTGACTCTAGACATATCTTCTTGATCTCCCCCATGTGCTCCTTCAGTAAGGGATACCACAACCAGAGACGATCCCATATCCATTCGTCAAGTAGTCCGACTTTCTCCCTGAAAACTTCCGACTTTTTCTCTTCCGGTACCGTCCTTCTCCCCCATATCCGTCTCGAGAACACCGAAATGGTCTCCGTATATACCACGTCGGTGAACATCAAATCAT is a genomic window containing:
- a CDS encoding type II toxin-antitoxin system VapC family toxin; protein product: MNEILLVDTSFLVALVDGKDVLHEKARNILKKIGHYDLMFTDVVYTETISVFSRRIWGRRTVPEEKKSEVFREKVGLLDEWIWDRLWLWYPLLKEHMGEIKKICLESGGKLNFNDAFLVFGAGVYGVEKIVSFDSDFDGYMERIW